One Companilactobacillus farciminis KCTC 3681 = DSM 20184 genomic window, ACATTTGGATAACTCGTTTAATACTTTTATTTGACAAGATATCCACAGATGTTAATGTCGATTTTTCTAAATTGTACCTTATTGATAATATATCACTAAAAATTTGATTCAACATATCGAAAAACAAATGTTGTTGATCCTTATTCTCTACTAACGGCATAACGTCGGTCTGTATATCCACAAAAGAATTTATTTTTTGTTTATTAATTTCCTTTAACCAACTCGTTATAACAGTGGTATATGCTTGAAACTTTTCACCATCAATAGCTTCCAAATACTTAATATCAGTGACTTTTAAAGCACGCTTAGCTTGTTCTTCTTTAAATCCTAAGTTAACTAATGCCGTTATTTCATCGTCGTTACTTTGATTAGACAGATGAAAAATTTGCACACGTGATTGAATTGTCGGCAACAACTGTTTAGCCGATTCAGCCAGCAAGATAATCATCAAGTTACCTTCTGGCTCCTCGATTGTTTTCAACAGGTTATTAGCAGCCTGAACGGTCATCTTTTCCGCTTCATCAATGATTAAAATACGGCGCTTACCTTGAGTAGCAGCCATATTAGCTTCTTTTTTGAAAAACTTGATGTCATCAACACCGATACTTCTCTTATCAGTCTTAACTTCCAAAACATCAGGATTATCGCCTAAAGCAATCGTCTGACATTTTTGACAAGTTTGATCAGGTGCTCCATCTACTAAGTTATCACAAAATTGACTTTGCGCTAACCAAATTGCCATCTGTTGTCTGACTTTTGACGAAGCGCTGTCAATCAAATACGCGTGCGACAACATATTGGATGAAATGATTTTTTGAAACTCATGAACTACGCGCGGTTGTTCCTTTACTAAACTTTCCATTATTAAAATCTCACGAATTTATCCACCGGTAAAATAAAGCAAGTTGCTCCACCGACTTGAACCTCAACTGGATCAGCCATGCTTGAAGCAGCTTCTGGCATTAAGAATGTTGGTGTAACGTATTGTGAACGTGTATGACTAGTCTTCTTGATAACAGCTAAGGCATCGTCAACTTTTTCTTCTTCAACACCAATCAAGAAAGTACAGTTTCCGGCTTTTAAAAATCCACC contains:
- a CDS encoding cyclic-di-AMP receptor — encoded protein: MKLIVAIVQDKDSQHLEANLVKANFRATKLPSTGGFLKAGNCTFLIGVEEEKVDDALAVIKKTSHTRSQYVTPTFLMPEAASSMADPVEVQVGGATCFILPVDKFVRF